Proteins from a genomic interval of Orbaceae bacterium lpD02:
- a CDS encoding ShlB/FhaC/HecB family hemolysin secretion/activation protein — protein sequence MPMGYWALSTSLSSNTYHQIVAGVPDYEYSGRSRNVNVQLSRVIHRNASQKTTLSYGINLKESHNFIDDTEVDVQHRKTTSWTLGIAHRHYLDSLTLDVGASYKKGVRWFGAQAAPEEGAGYATALSDIFNLNLSLNVPFTVAEQNLRYNLDYQGQFTRWGDLTAPERFSIGGRWSVRGFDGELSLSADNGWYVRNELSWATPTRQELYLGLDYGEVSGANSGYLLGNKLAGGALGVRGNVYGFSYDTFLGTPLYKPQGFKTDDVTLGFTINWNY from the coding sequence GTGCCGATGGGCTATTGGGCGCTAAGTACATCATTAAGCAGTAACACCTACCACCAAATTGTCGCCGGAGTGCCTGATTATGAATATAGTGGCCGTAGTCGCAACGTGAATGTGCAACTCAGTCGCGTTATTCATCGTAATGCGTCACAAAAAACCACCTTAAGTTATGGTATCAACCTAAAAGAATCACATAACTTTATTGATGATACCGAAGTGGACGTGCAACACCGCAAAACCACCAGTTGGACACTGGGTATTGCTCACCGTCACTACCTCGATTCGCTCACCCTTGATGTGGGGGCCAGCTATAAAAAAGGTGTACGTTGGTTTGGCGCCCAAGCGGCACCTGAGGAAGGAGCCGGTTATGCCACGGCGCTGTCGGATATTTTTAATCTCAATTTATCACTCAATGTTCCCTTTACGGTTGCTGAACAAAATTTGCGTTATAACCTCGATTATCAAGGTCAATTTACCCGCTGGGGTGACTTAACCGCGCCCGAGCGCTTTTCGATAGGCGGCCGTTGGTCGGTCAGGGGCTTTGATGGTGAGCTAAGTTTGAGTGCTGACAATGGCTGGTATGTGCGTAATGAACTGTCTTGGGCTACGCCGACCCGTCAAGAGCTCTATTTAGGTCTCGATTATGGTGAAGTATCAGGGGCTAACTCGGGTTACCTACTTGGTAACAAGCTTGCTGGCGGCGCCCTTGGGGTACGCGGCAATGTGTATGGCTTTTCGTATGACACGTTTCTTGGTACGCCGCTTTATAAGCCACAGGGCTTTAAAACCGATGATGTTACCTTGGGTTTCACTATTAATTGGAACTATTAA
- a CDS encoding toxin-activating lysine-acyltransferase — MSQIQLISPLFLGDKYSEGDVFGSAVWLWMHSEFHKEIPLYMLPTLLLPAIKKQQFVLGTKAGKPIFFTSWAWMNEASEKKYLLAKNSLTLTDADWNSGSRIWFIDWVAPFGDSKHVSDMILSDMFANSCMRSLYHKGNKGGIRVKFYRGKQVAIETAKTWQRSNPLALDLNQENYNNE, encoded by the coding sequence ATGTCGCAAATCCAATTAATCTCGCCTTTATTTTTAGGTGATAAATACAGTGAAGGTGATGTGTTTGGTAGCGCTGTTTGGCTTTGGATGCACTCAGAATTTCATAAAGAAATTCCACTTTATATGTTACCTACCTTGCTATTACCTGCAATAAAAAAGCAACAATTTGTCTTAGGCACAAAAGCGGGTAAACCCATTTTTTTCACCTCTTGGGCGTGGATGAATGAAGCGAGTGAAAAAAAATATTTGTTGGCTAAAAACAGTCTAACGTTAACCGATGCCGATTGGAATAGCGGCAGCCGAATATGGTTTATTGATTGGGTGGCGCCGTTTGGTGATAGTAAACACGTGAGTGACATGATACTCAGCGATATGTTTGCTAATAGCTGCATGAGAAGTTTATACCATAAAGGGAATAAAGGTGGGATAAGGGTTAAGTTTTATCGGGGAAAACAGGTTGCCATTGAAACCGCAAAAACTTGGCAACGTAGCAATCCGTTGGCATTAGATTTAAATCAAGAGAATTACAACAATGAATAA